The Oncorhynchus kisutch isolate 150728-3 unplaced genomic scaffold, Okis_V2 scaffold912, whole genome shotgun sequence genomic interval TGGTATGGATGGTAAAGACAGGTTCCAGTTGGTATGGATGGTAAAGACAGTTGATATGGATGGTAAAGACAGTTGATATGGATGGTAAAGACAGGTTCCAGTTGATATGGATGGTAAAGACAGGTTCCAGTTGATATGGATGGTAAAGACAGGTTCCAGTTGGTATGGATGGTAAAGACAGGTTCCAGTTGGTATGGATGGTAAAGACAGGTTCCAGTTGGTATGGATGGTAAAGACAGGTTCCAGTTGGTATGGATGGTAAAGACAGGTTCCAGTTGGTATGGATGGTTCCAGTTGGTATGGATGGTAAAGACAGGTTCCAGTTGGTATGGATGGTAAAGACAGGTTCCAGTTGGTATGGATGGTAAAGACAGGTTCCAGTTGGTATGGAtgggtaaaaaaagaagaaagtaCAAGCATTTATTAACTCGACATCTATCTAGCAGGCTACATACAGCGCATTCGggaaaagttttcagaccccttgactttttccacatttttgttacgttacagccttattctaaaatggattacattgttttttttgtcatcaatctactcacacaaatatcccattatgacatcacaataccccataatgacaaagcaaaaacaggttttgggGAATTTGTTatcaaatttaaataaaaaatggaaataccacatttacacaagtaattcagacactttactcagtactttgttgaagcacctctggcagcgattacagcctcgagtcttctcgGGTAATGACGCTACGAGCTTGGCACATCccctcaagctttgtcaggtgtaccgttgctgcacagctattctcaggtctctccagagatgttagatcgggttcaagtccggtctctggtTGAGctaatcaaggacattcagagaccttgtcccgaagcctctcctgcgttttcttggctgtgtgcttaggcttgtggtcctgttggaaggtgaatcttcgccccattctgaggtcctgagggctttggagcaggttttcatcaatgctcTTTCTGTacttcccttgatcctgacaagtctcctagtccctgctgctgaaaaacatccccacagcatgatgctgccaccaccatgcttcaccgaagggatggtgccaggtttcctccagacgtgacgcttgacattcaggccaaagagttcaatcttggtttcatcagactagagaatcttgtttctcatggtctcagaGTCTTTTagcaaatgcactgtaaatgcaCTGTACACCTGTTCAAATCAAAGTTCCCTCACAATCTTATATGTAACCATACTTCCAAAATAATGAATTAGTTCAATCAAGAAATCTGTAAATAATTTAGACGTTTTTTGCAGAGAAGATTTTATTTGCGCAATTTTACATCTCGCTAATGTCTTTAAATGCcgtatttcaacaacaacaaggtGCATGAAAAACGAGTCTATCGAGTCAGGGCAGTCTCTGTGCATGCAGTCTATCGAGTCAGGGCAGTCTCTGTGCATGCAGTCTATCGAGTCAGGACAGTCTCTGTGCATGCAGTATATCTAGTCAGGACAGTCTCTATGCATGCAGTCTATCTAGTCAGGGCAGTCTCTGTGCATGCAGTCTATCGAGTCAGGGCAGTCTCTGCATGCAGTCTATCGAGTCAGGGCAGTCTCTGTGCATGCAGTCTATCGAGTCAGGACAGTCTCTGTGCATGCAGTCTATCGAGTCAGGACAGTCTCTATGCATGCAGTCTATCGAGTCAGGACAGTCTCTGTGCATGCAGTCTATCGAGTCAGGACAGTCTCTGTGCATGCAGTCTATCTAGTCAGGACAGTCTCTATGCATGCAGTCTATCGAGTCAGGACAGTCTCTGTGCATGCAGTCTATCGAGTCAGGACAGTCTCTATGCATGCAGTCTATCTAGTCAGGACAGTCTCTATGCATGCAGTCTATCTAGTCAGGACAGTCTCTGTGCATGCAGTCTATCTAGTCAGGAAAGTCAAAAACAAAAACACGTTCTCAGTCAAAAATATCAGACAATgggagcactgtgtgtgtgttcttgaacTGCATGAACTTTAAGTCCACgtgttccctagtggccatgtgttccctagtggccatgtgttccctagtggccatgtggccatgtgttccctagtgaccatgtggccatgtgttccctagtggccatgtgttccctagtggccatgtgttccctagtggccatgtgttccctagtgaccatgtggccatgtgttccctagtggccatgtgttccctagtggccatgtgttccctagtgaccatgtggccatgtgttccctagtgaccatgtgttccctagtgaccatgtgttccctagtgaccatgtgttccctagtgaccatgtgttccctagtgaccatgtgttccctagtggccatgtgttccctagtggccatgtgttccctagtggccatgtgtccCCTAGTGGCCATATGcaccctagtggccatgtgtaccctagtggccatgtggCCATGTGTTCACTAGTGGCCATGTgtaccctagtggccatgtgttccctagtggccatgtgttccctagtggccatgtgttccctagtggccatgtgttccctagtggccatatgtaccctagtggccatgtggccatgtgttccctagtggccatgtgttccctagtggccatgtgtaccctagtggccatgtgttccctagtggccatgtgtaccCTAGTGGCCATATGCACCCTAGTGGCCATgtggccatgtgttccctagtggccatgtgttccctagtggccatgtgtccCCTAGTGGCCATATGcaccctagtggccatgtgtaccctagtggccatgtggccatgtgttccctagtggccatgtgtaccctagtggccatgtgtaccctagtggccatgtgttccctagtggccatgtgtaccctagtggccatgtggccatgtgttccctagtggccatgtgtaccctagtggccatgtgttccctaatggccatgtgttccctagtggccatgtgtaccctagtggccatgtgtaccctagtggccatgtgttccctagtggccatgtgtaccctagtggccatgtggccatgtgttccctagtggccatgtgtacccttgtggccatgtgttccctagtggccatgtgtaccctagtggccatgtgtaccCTAGTGGTCATGTGTACCCTAGTGGTCATGTGTACCCTAGTGGACATGTGTACCCTAGTGAACATGTGTGCCCTAGTGGTCATGTGTACCCTAGTGGACATGTgtaccctagtggccatgtgtaccCTAGTGGTCATGTGTACCCTAGTGGACATGTGTACCCTAGTGAACATGTGtgccctagtggccatgtgtaccCTAGTGGACATGTGTATCCTAGTGGACATGTGTACCCTAGTGGACATGTGTACCCTAGTGGACATGTgtaccctagtggccatgtgttccctagtggccatgtgtaccctagtggccatgtggccatgtgttccctagtggccatgtgtaccctagtggccatgtgttccctaatggccatgtgttccctagtggccatgtgtaccctagtggccatgtgtaccctagtggccatgtgttccctagtggccatgtgtaccctagtggccatgtgttccctagtggccatgtgtaccCTAGTGGTCATGTGTACCCTAGTGGACATGTGTACCCTAGTGGACATGTGTACCCTAGTGGACATGTGTACCCTAGTGAACACGTGTACCCTAGTGAACATGTGTGCCCTAGTGGCTATGTGTACCCTAGTGGACATGTGTATCCTAGTGGACATGTGTACCCTAGTGGACATGTGTACCCTAGTGGACATGTGTACCCTAGTAGACATGTGTAATGGCCCAACATTGTCCtcaaaattgtattttttgtaGGCTACTCACAAAAAGAAAGTTCAGGTTTGTCACACAGTTTGTTGATGAACAGTGGTGGGACCCAATCATACTTGATAAATCATACTTGAGTATGAAAATGACTCaactaaaagtgaaagtcacccagtaaaatactagagtaaaagtctaaaagcattTGATTTTAAAagttaaaagtataaatcatttcaaattccttatactaggcaaaccagacagcacaattatatttttatttttaattcacAGATATGTCTGAGGGTTGGAGCCCCTGACTCAGTTACCAATGAagcgtttgtgtttagtgagtccgccacatcagaggcagtagggatgttctcttgataagtgtgtgaattggaccattttggACCAAAAAAAGtatagtacagatacccccccctaAAAAACTGTTGAAATAAATGTTCCCTCAAGTCATCTTAGATGTAACCCTTTAACTACGATTCTAGGATTCTAGAACATGGTAAAGGGATATTCCACGTGAATAATACCTTTCACAACATTTTTatacacaataaataaataaaccaaacTATCTTCAATAGATTTTCTTTCACAAATGGCTCTAATCCCATGTGTTGTTCTATATCCCTTCCCACACTGGGACCACTAATAACTTCTCTCCGCTGTTGATTCTTTCATGCTCTCTGAATAGTTGAAACCGTGTACATTTCATcccacagtgggagcagtggaAGGCTTCtcctttgtgtgtgttttctgatgCACTTTCATGTTCCATAAACTCTTAAAACTCTTTTCACAATAAGAACAGTGGAAAGGCTTCTCCGCAGAGTGTATTAGCTCATGTCTTTTCAGGTGCCCTGATAAGAAaaatctctttccacactgggaacagtggaAAGGTTTCTCTTCAGCATGTGTTAACTCATGTTGTTTCAGGGCATTtgatgaaaaaaatgttttttcacactgggagcagtgataaggcttATATACAGAGTGTGTTAGCTCATGATTTTTCAGGTTTCCTGACCgggtgaatctcttcccacactgggaacagtggtaaggcttttctccagTGTGCGTTCTCTTATGTTCTTTTAGATCCCCTAACTGGGAAAATCTTttcccacactgagagcagtggaaaggcttctcccctgtatgtgtTCTCTCATGTATTTTCAGGCTTGTTAACCAgctgaaactctttccacactgagagcagtggtgAGGCTTTTCTCCAGAGTGTATTCTCTCGTGTCTTTTCAGGCTCCCTAACAgggtaaaactctttccgcaCTGGGAGCAGTGATGAGCCTTATCTTCTGTGTGTGTCCTTTCATGTCTTTTCAGGGCCCTTAAGTGGGTAAAACTGTTTCCACACagggagcagtggaaaggcttctctcctgtgtgtattctattATGTAATTTCAGGCTCCATAAGTGGCTAAAACTTTtttcacactgggagcattggtaaggcttctcccctatGTGCATTCTCTTATGGTCTCTAAAGTGCCCTAACCACcaaaaactctttccacaatggcAGTAGTGGCGTTGTCTTGCTGGTTTGGATGCCTCTGGATCTGGATCCTCTGAAGGACTCTTCCCGCTGTCAGAgtgagagtctggtctctctcctgtcaaagatAAACAAAAACAGT includes:
- the LOC109881039 gene encoding zinc finger protein 180-like: MSSLSYSPLVKEEAVCWTEKEGMLVNSVEEEDVITVKEEDEEEDAVFGVGKEEEEAATVKEEEEDVTVKEKEEPFGEEEQDISKEEDEVVLGVKEEVTDDLINTRERPDSHSDSGKSPSEDPDPEASKPARQRHYCHCGKSFWWLGHFRDHKRMHIGEKPYQCSQCEKSFSHLWSLKLHNRIHTGEKPFHCSLCGNSFTHLRALKRHERTHTEDKAHHCSQCGKSFTLLGSLKRHERIHSGEKPHHCSQCGKSFSWLTSLKIHERTHTGEKPFHCSQCGKRFSQLGDLKEHKRTHTGEKPYHCSQCGKRFTRSGNLKNHELTHSVYKPYHCSQCEKTFFSSNALKQHELTHAEEKPFHCSQCGKRFFLSGHLKRHELIHSAEKPFHCSYCEKSFKSLWNMKVHQKTHTKEKPSTAPTVG